The Prochlorococcus marinus str. MIT 9301 genome segment TTTTATATTTACCCATTTTTTGCCTTCTTCCCACCATAATCTCCTTTTTTGGAGATTAACTTGTTGCAATTTTTTTGTGCGAATATGTGAGTGACTCACTGCCATCCCGTTATTAGCTTTTGCACCTGTCAGTTCGCAAACTCTTGACATATTTATTGAGTTATATCTTTAAAAATTCTAACACATGGCTCAATTTGTTGAATTAAGTAATTCTGAAATTAATTCGGCATTATTATTTTGTAAATTAATGATCTGTTCTTGATCTAATCCACCAACTGAAAGCTTAGCCATATCGTAAACATGATTTGCAATTTTAGATGCCAATGGATTCTCAGTAGGGTCTTTCTCATCAATAATTATTTTGTTGCCTGTAATTTTATTAAGACCAACAATAAGTGGATGTTCTTTATTAATTAAGAGCACATGATATTCAGGTAAGCCAGGCATCTTTTGTTCCATGTAAGCTCCCATATCATTAATTCTTCTCATTTGTTCTGGAAGCAATATCATCGCTGGTGGAGCATCTTTACTTGAAAGTGACTGTACTTTAACTGTTACTTTCTCATTGTTAAGGGCCTTAACTATCGTATCTCTAAGATTATCTGTATTTGATTTGCCATCCTTATCTACAATTTCTTTTGATTCTTTATCTTCTATTTCATTTATCTCTGAATCTACCCTTTGGAATTGAAAATCTTCATTTTTACTTTCCAACCATGGAAGAAATTGTGCGTCAATTAAGGGATCTGATTTAATCACTTCTTTATTATCAGATAAACAGATTTTTAATGCACTAGACTGCGCAATCAAATCTGAACAGTAAATTATTTTTTTTGAATCAGTTAATTTATTTCGCTCTTTGTAATTTGCGAGAGTTGTGAAATATTTATCATTGGATTTGATGAGGGATTTATTTTCAATATTTTTGGTTACGTTTTTCTCTGAATTTATTATTGTTTCAAAAATTATACTGTTATTTACTAATTCAGCAAATTTTTCATCTTCGATAGCACCAATCTTAATAAATGCAGAGATTGAATCCCAAATTTCTGCATAAAATTCTGGAGAATTTTTTATTAAATCCTTCAGTTTATTAGCGATTTTTTTTGAGATAAATGATGATATAGATCTTACTTTTCTATCTGTTTGTAATGCACTTCTACTAACATTTAGGGGTATATCTGTAGAGTCAATAACTCCTCTTAGAGGTAAAAGGTATTTTGGTACTATCTCCTTAATTGAATCGCTTACGAATACTTGATTGCAAAATAGTTTTATTTCTCCCTTTTCCCAATCAGCTCTACCTGACAACTTTGGAAAATACAATATCCCTTGTATGTCATATGGATAATCTGTATTTAGATGGATCCATAATAGTGGATCTCCCTGGAAAGGATAAAGGTATTTATATAACTCAATATAATCTTCATCTTTTAATTCACTAGGTTGTTTTCTCCAGGGAGGATTTTTCTTATTAATTGTCTCTCCTTCTAGTAAGACATCTATTGGCATAAAATCACAATATTTTTTAATGAGTGATTTAATCCTTTCAGGCTCAATAAACTCTTTCTCTTCTTCAAGTAGGTGAAGAATTACATCTGTACCAATTGTCTCTCTTTCTGATTCCTCTAACGTGAAATTTGGCGATCCATCACAAGACCATTTGAAAGCTTTTGATTCCCCAATTGCCGACTTAGTTAAAATATCAACTTTATCTGCAACCATGAAACTTGAATAAAAACCTAGTCCAAAATGACCTATGAATTCATCATTATCTTTTTTGTATTTTGTTAGAAATTCTTCAGCACTAGAAAATGCAACTTGATTTATGTACTTCTTAATTTCTTCATCATTCATTCCAATTCCATTATCGGAAATTGTTAACGTATTTTTTTCACGGTTAATTGTTATTTTTACTTGTGCCTCCTCAGTATTTTCGCAATCGCCTGCCATAGAGGCCATTCTTCTTTTACTAATTGCGTCAACACCATTACTAACAAGTTCTCTTAAAAAGATTTCATGGTCAGAATATACTGCCTTCTTAATAATTGGGAAAATATTTTCAGTATTAATACGAATTTCGCCTTTTTCCATTTAAAAAAAATCAAACATATTAAATCTTATTTCGTAAAAACTAGTTAATCAAGTTTAATTAGGAGTATTGTCCGAACAATATATGAATTTAAAAGTTAAATAAATTTTAAAAAGGCTTTATTTTACCCACAAAATCTCACTACAATTATTTTCTTTCATAATTTGATTGGCTTTAGCCAAGTCATTAATTGGATTTAAATGTAAGACAGCAATATTTCCTTTTTTCTGTTGTACTTTTTGTTCATTCATCCCTTTTTCTAACAAATAAGAATCTTTAAACATCAATAAAATCTTTTTTTTATCTGTCTTTTCTTCCTTAATTAAATTTCTTAAAATGTCTACTGAAATTGTAAATCCAATCCCATTAAATATTTTCTCATTAGGACTAAATGATCTCACTAACTCATCATATCTTCCGCCTTTTGCGATGACGCTTTTATTTTTGCCATTATCCCCTATTAGTTGAAAAACTATTCCTTCATACAAATTCAAGTGAGGTTGAAAAGTGGGATCAAGTTGTAATTTAACACCATATTTATTTGATACATTTGATAATGTCTCAAACAAAAAATTTAAGTCATCTAATGTTTTACTAGTACCAAATATAGTTTTTAATTTTTTTAATATTGCAATGGGCTCTCCTCGTGTGAATAAAAGATCTTTAAGAATATATTTATCATTTTCATCTATTCTTAATTTAGATAAATTATCTTGATCAAAATTAACCAGACATTTCTTAATTTCTTCAAAATTATTATTCTTATATTTGTTCAGGATCAAGTCCATTATTTTTGTTGTGCTTACTAGTAGAAATAAATTACAACCATCCTTCAAATTAATATTATCGATTGAATCAAACAAAATATTAATAACTTCAATTTCTGGGTATTTTGTATCATATCCAATTAATTCAATTCCACTCTGCAATTTTTCTTGTAACTTAAATGAATTTTTATTATTTTGTTTTTTATCAAAAACCATTCCATTGGTGAATAACCTTATAGGTCTTTTCTTATTTATTAATCTAGTGGAAGACAATTTAACAATCGATGTAGTCATTTCTGGCCTAAGACATAATGAATTATTACTTACTATTCCTACAACCTGATTTTCATCAATAACGCCACGGCCTTTTATGGTCTCTAAAGTATTTATAAATGAGGGTGAAACCTCTTCATATCCCCATAGTTTATAAATACTATTTAAATTATTTATGATGTTTGAGTTATTTTTTACATCGATTAATTTAATTTCCTTTATATCGGTCATTTTAATATTTAACTATTTTTAGGTATAGAGATTTTTTTTTAATGGAGAAACTTTATCTAGTTCATTTTTTAATTCATTCTCAAGGCTGGGAGAACAAGCTAAAATTCTTCCTGAACTTAAATTAAATTCGCCTGATGGATAATCAGAAATAATACCACCAGCCTCTTTAACAATAATAGCACCGGCCGCTAGGTCCCATACCTCTAATCCTCTTTCCCAATATCCATCTACCTTACCTGCCGCAACAAATGCTAGATCAACTGCTGCTGCACCTCCTCTTCTAACACCTCTAGTTTTATGTGTTAAATAACAAAATTCTGCATAGTTATTATCCTCTGTCTCAAATCTGTCATAAGAGAAACCAGTTACAAGTAGACTATCAGAAAGATTAGATGGATTCGATACTTTAAGTTCACTATCATTGCAGAATGAGCCTAAACCAATACAGGCTGAATATAGTTCATTTAAATAAGGTACTGATATAGCGCCTATTATTGGCTTATTTTTATATACAAGACCAATAGAGGTCCCAAAAAAAGGATATCCATGGGAATAATTTGTTGTACCGTCTAATGGGTCTATACACCACGTTAAATCCGAAGATTTGGTTAATTTACCCGATTCCTCTGCATTTATAGATATGTTTGGCGTCTCTTCTAATAAATATTCTTTTATTTTGTTTTCAACTTCCAAATCTACATTGGTAACTAGATCACCTTTTCTACCTTTTGATGATATTTTTTGAATTTTATTGTAATTAACTTTTAAAATTTCATTACCAATTTGAGCGGAATTCTTGGCTATTTCATACAAAATGGATAAGTTAAATTGATTTGCAAGTTCCTCTATTTCACATAATTCAAACATGATAGTTAATCTTCCTCAAATTCCCAAGGTGGCGCAACTCTTGTATTTCCTCTCCCAAAATATTGTCCAAATTGTAAATCGTAAACTTCATCTTCATATGTAGTTTCTACCTCAAGATCTGAAGTTGCTTTAGCGACACAAAGAAGTGCGTAACCTTTGTCTTTTAAAGTCTGAGATACACCCATAGCTTCAGGTTGTTGTAGGGTACCAGATTTAATTTTAACTGCACAACTTGTACAGCAACCATTTCTACATGAAAATGCAAGTTTGAAACCTTTCTTTTCAAATTCCTTAAGTATGTAATCATCACTATTAACCTGCTCTTTGTAGACCTTTCCAGTTTCCTTATTTTTAATCGTGACTGTGAAAGTCTTTTTCAAATAACTTTCCTCTAAAATGGGATGATCAAGGGTTAAGATGGTTTTCTTGGGAGAGGTGGCCGAGCGGTTGAAGGCGCAGCACTGGAAATGCTGTATAAGGGCAACTTTATCGAGGGTTCGAATCCCTCTCTCTCCGTTTTATATTAGTTTATTTTGGTTAAATACATCAACACCTTTGTATTTAAAATATCTTTTAAAGTAGATGGTAATCTTTTTGACAGGTTATAAATAATCTTATTTATTTAAATTGAGTTGAAAATATTTGATTAATACTATTATATGTAGATATCTAAGAAAAAATTTTAATTAAATTATTAGTAAATTTTGCTTTAATTTAGCGATCTAAAATCATGGGGCAAATAGTTGGAATTGATTTGGGTACTACTAACTCTGTTGTCGGAGTTATAGAAGCTGGTCGTCCAATTGTTATTGCTAATTCTGAAGGTACTAGAACTACACCTTCAATAGTTGGATTTACAAAAGACAAAGAAATAGTAATAGGAGATCAAGCAAGAAGACAGCTTGTTCTAAATCCAAAGAATACCTTTTATAACCTAAAAAGATTTATTGGTAGTGACTGGGATGAATTAGATGAGAATAGTATTTCTGTTCCTTACAATGTAAAGGCTAATAATACAGGAAGCGTTAGAGTTCTTAGCCCAAATACAGAAAGAGAGTATGCACCAGAAGAATTAGTTAGCTCATTAATTAGAAAATTAATTAATGATGCTGAAACATATCTTGGAGATACTGTTGACTCTGCTGTTATTACAGTCCCTGCCTATTTCAATGAATCTCAAAGGCAAGCTACAAAGGATTCTGCAATATTGGCTGGTATAAAAGTAGATAGAATCCTAAATGAACCTACAGCAGCAGCTTTAGCTTATGGTTTTGAAAAAAGTTCTTCTAATAATGTGTTAGTTTTTGATTTAGGTGGAGGAACATTTGACGTCTCATTATTAAAAATTTCTAATGGTGTATTTGATGTTAAAGCCACTTGTGGTGATACACAGTTAGGAGGGAACAATTTTGATTCTAAAATAGTTGATTGGCTTGCAGAAAAATTTCTTGCTAAACATAATATTGATCTAAGAAGGGATAGGCAAGCTTTGCAGAGATTAACTGAGGCTGCTGAAAAAGCTAAATGTGAATTATCTGGATTGCAAAAAACAAAAATATCCTTACCTTTTATCACCACTAGTAAAGAGGGTCCATTACATATTGAGGAAACCTTAGATAGAAAAATATTTGAATCATTATCTCAAGATCTTCTGGATAGATTATTAGAGCCTGTGCAAATAGCATTAGATGACTCCGGTTGGAACGCAGATGATATAGATGAGGTAGTTCTTGTCGGCGGTAGCACAAGAATTCCAATGGTTCAACAATTAGTAAAGACTCTTGTTCCAAATGACCCTTGTCAATCTGTTAATCCTGATGAAGTTGTAGCAGTTGGAGCTGCGATACAATCTGGAATAATTAGCGGTGATTTACAAGATTTACTCCTAAATGACGTTACTCCCTTATCTTTAGGTTTAGAAACTATTGGTGGTCTTATGAAGGTCCTCATTCCTCGTAATACTCCAATACCAGTTAGACAATCTGACGTTTTTAGTACTTCTGAAGCTAATCAATCATCAGTGGTTGTTCAAGTACGGCAGGGGGAAAGGCCTTTAGCATCTGAAAATAAATCACTAGGTAAATTTAGACTATCAGGAATACCTCCAGCTCCAAGAGGAATACCTCAAGTTCAGGTTGCATTTGATATTGATGCTAATGGTCTTTTAGAAGTAAGCGCAACTGATAGAACCACTGGAAGAAAGCAAACAGTTACAATTTCTGGAGGTTCTAATTTAAATGAACAAGAAATAAATTCGATAATTGAAGAAGCAAAAGTAAAAGCCAATGAAGATAGAAAGAGAAGATCTGTAATTGATAGAAAAAATAGTGCTTTAACTCTTATTGCGCAAGCTGAGAGAAGACTTAGAGATGCTTCATTGGAATTTGGCCCTTATGGTGCTGAGAGGCAACAACGAGCTGTTGAATTAGCCATTCAAGATGTTGAAGAGTTTATAGATGATGATGATCCTCAAGAATTAGAAATCTCAGTAAGTGCTCTTCAAGAAGCATTATTCGGTTTAAATAGAAAATTTGCAGCAGAAAAGAAAACTGATAATAATCCCTTACAAAGCATTAAAAATACATTTGGATCATTAAAGGATGAACTCTTTTCAGATGATTATTGGGATGAAGATCCTTGGGATAATCAAATGAATAGAAATTATAGAAATTCGAGGTATGGTAATTCTAGGGACGATGATCCATGGGACAATGACTACTTCCTCTAAAAAAGACTATTTGTCGATTTTGGGTTTATCCCCCGATTTCGATGATAAAGAACTTAAAAAGGCTTTTCGAAGAGAAGCGAGAAAATGGCACCCAGATTTAAATAAAAACGATCTTAATGCAGAAGAGAGATTTAAATTAATTAACCAAGCATACGAATATCTACGCAATCCCAATATAAGAAAAGATATTTCTGATGAAAATATTCAGGATGATTACGAAAATAATAATTTCAAGACAGGTTTTCCTGATTTTCAAGATTATCTTGATTCATTATTTGGATATGAATACTCACCAAAGAATTACGAGGATTATGATAATGAGCCATTTGAGGATGAATCAATAAATACAAATAATGATGAATTTAACAATTATGAATACCCTACAACCTCTCCAGTAGAGCCGCCTCCAGTTAAACTCCACCAAGATATTGAAACAATTATTGAATTAACTCCTGATGAGGCCTTAAATGGAGCTTCAATTTTAATAGAGCTTGAAGATGAAACCGTAGTAGAAGTCGATACGCCTCCTTTTGCTGGAGATGGGTGGCGATTAAGACTTGAAAATATAGCAAGAGGAGGTAAAGATCATTATCTGCAGTTAAAAGTTCAAACCGAAAGTGGTCTAAGAATAGACGGTTTAAGAGTTCTTTATAAATTAGAATTATTTCCTCATGATGCTCTACTTGGTTGTGCAGTAGAGGTCCCCACCCTTGAAGGAAATGTCACACTTCAAGTGCCACCAAAATCATCTACGGGAAGAATGTTACGTTTGAAAGGTAGGGGTTTAACTTTCGAAGATAATGTTGGTGATCAATATGTTGAAATCTTGGTAGTGATACCTGCTGATATTAATGATGAAGAAATTGCTTTATATACAAGATTACAAGAATTATCACTTTCTGATTCTTAATCAAATATTATATAAATAGAAAAATCGATACTTATGAACATATTTGTTCTTTTATATAATTCAGGAACAGATAAGGAAGGAATCCATTCAATAGAACTAAAAGGCAGGACGATCGTTCTTATGTTTGAAGATAAGGATGATGCAACAAGATATTGTGGTCTCTTAGAAGCACAAGATTTTCCATTGCCAACAGTTGAAATGATCAACATTGAGGAAATAAAAGATTTCTGCATTAAATTAGACTATGAATGCAAATTAGTAGAAAAAAATTTTGTACCTAAAACAGCAGAAGATAGATTGTTAATTTCACCACCACAGAAAAACCTAGAAGTTGAAAATTGGGAGGAAGACAAAAATAGTAAAAAAGATAACATTGATATAAATACCATTAAGGAAAACCTTGAAAAGTTACTTTAGCTATTAAAATATCATAATTAATTATTAAACAAATAAAACATGACATCCGCATTATTTGAAACAGAAGTAGGGAACATTAATATTGAATTTTTCTCTGACGACGCACCTAATACAGTAAAAAACTTTACGAATTTGATTAGTGATGGTTTTTATGATGGTCTAGCATTTCACAGAGTTATTCCTGGATTTATGGCTCAGGGTGGATGTCCTAATACTCGTGACGGAGCATCTGGGATGCCTGGAACTGGAGGCCCTGGATATAATATTAAATGTGAAATTAATTCCAATAAACATTTAAAAGGCTCACTTTCTATGGCTCATGCAGGAAAGGATACAGGTGGTAGTCAGTTTTTCATAGTCTATGAACCTCAGCCTCATCTAGATGGAGTTCATACTGTTTTTGGTAAGACTGATGATATGGATGTAGTTCTAAAGCTTACTAATGGTTCAAAAATTCTAAAAGCAACTTTAAAATAGTAACTTAGCCTTCAAAAACAATACTAAACGTCTCTTTATCTAGATTAAATTTTCTTGTAGATGAATATAAAATTTCATTATTAATAGTAAATTTTGTATTGATTAATTTGATGCTATTTGTTGGGTGTAAAGCCTGTTCAATGTTTCTAGAAACTATAATTCCAATCTTTGTACTATTTTCATAATTAGATAAAAACTGAATAAATAATTCTATATTCTTTATTTCTTCATCAGTAATGTTGGAATTAGTTCTGTTCTGATCATGCAAAATTCTCCAAACTAATTTTGGTCGATTCCAAAAAGCCAATAATCTTGGCGTACTTTCTAGTTTAATATTAATGTTCTTATAACTACAGAATTTAATAACGGCATTTTTTATTGGAACTAGATCATTAGATTTATATTTACCGTCAAGAAAAATTGATATGAATGGATCGATATTCCTTGAATTAGAATTTTCTTCATCAATCATATGGCCTAACTTGGTTTTTTTTACACTCAAATATTCTGCATTATTATCGTTTGGACAAATAACCAATGGAACTCTCTCAATAACTTCTATTCCATAACCACCTAATCCAGCAATCTTTCTAGGATTGTTTGTAAGTAATTTTAGTTTTTTTATCCCTAGATCGGTTAATATCTGTGCTCCAACTCCATAATTTCTTAGATCAGCTGGAAAACCTAATTTTTCATTAGCTTCTACGGTGTCTAATCCACCATCCTGTAAACTATAAGCCTTTAATTTATTTATAAGACCAATACCTCTACCTTCTTGTCTCAAGTAAACAACAACTCCTTCTTCTTCCTTTTCAATCCTTGATAAAGCAGCCTCTAACTGAGGTCTACAATCACAACGTAAAGATCCAAAAGCATCGCCAGTTAAGCACTCTGAATGCATTCTTACAAGTACAGGCTCTCTTAATTTGGATGATTTTTGTTTAACTAATGCAACGTGCTCTGAACCATCAAGTTCATTAACGTATCCATAAGCTTTGAAATTACCAAAAATACTTGGAAGTACCGCATCAGATTTTCTAAATACAAATCTCTCAGTTTGAAAACGATAACTAATTAAATCGGCTATGGATATTAATTTCATTCCCCACTGTTTTGCATACTCTTTAAGTTGTGGAAGTCTAGACATGGAACCATCAGGATTTTGTATTTCGCAAATCACTCCAGCGGGATAAAGACCTGACATTGCCGCAATATCTACTGCCGCTTCAGTATGACCTGCTCTTTTTAATACTCCACCTTTCTTAGCTCTTAATGGAAAAATATGTCCTGGCCTTCTCAAATCATCGGGTTTTGTATTTGGGTTTATAGCAACTTGAATTGTCTTTGCCCTGTCTTCAGCAGAAATTCCAGTAGTAACATTATTTTCAGGTCCAGCATCAATTGATATCGTAAAAGCTGTTTGATTTTCATCTGTATTTCTATCTACCATTAATGGTAAATCTAAAGAGTCAAGTTTTTCACCTTGCATGGCTAGGCATATAAGTCCACGTCCTTCGGTAGCCATAAAATTAATTTGCTGTGGAGTTGCAAACTGAGCCGCACATATTAAATCTCCTTCATTTTCTCTTCTCTCATCATCTACAACAATTATGCATTCCCCATTTCTTATAGCTGCCAATGCATCGCTGATAGGGTCAAATTCAATTTTAAAAGAATCATTTATATCCAAAATTGTTCCATTATTTGATTTGGGACTTGTTTCTTTCATTATTCCTATCAATATATAAAAATAGTGTTTTAGTTACCCTAAATTCAACACTTATTAATCCTATCTCAAAGTCTGCCAATTCAAAGAAATGAATGTTGCAATAGTAGGTGCTACAGGTTACGGCGGTATTCAAGCGGTAAATCTTTTAAAGAAAAATAAAAATTACAAAATTTCATTTTTAGGAGGTAATAA includes the following:
- the rpmB gene encoding 50S ribosomal protein L28 — its product is MSRVCELTGAKANNGMAVSHSHIRTKKLQQVNLQKRRLWWEEGKKWVNIKISTKALKSIQKVGLDKFAKSNGVDLNKF
- the htpG gene encoding molecular chaperone HtpG encodes the protein MEKGEIRINTENIFPIIKKAVYSDHEIFLRELVSNGVDAISKRRMASMAGDCENTEEAQVKITINREKNTLTISDNGIGMNDEEIKKYINQVAFSSAEEFLTKYKKDNDEFIGHFGLGFYSSFMVADKVDILTKSAIGESKAFKWSCDGSPNFTLEESERETIGTDVILHLLEEEKEFIEPERIKSLIKKYCDFMPIDVLLEGETINKKNPPWRKQPSELKDEDYIELYKYLYPFQGDPLLWIHLNTDYPYDIQGILYFPKLSGRADWEKGEIKLFCNQVFVSDSIKEIVPKYLLPLRGVIDSTDIPLNVSRSALQTDRKVRSISSFISKKIANKLKDLIKNSPEFYAEIWDSISAFIKIGAIEDEKFAELVNNSIIFETIINSEKNVTKNIENKSLIKSNDKYFTTLANYKERNKLTDSKKIIYCSDLIAQSSALKICLSDNKEVIKSDPLIDAQFLPWLESKNEDFQFQRVDSEINEIEDKESKEIVDKDGKSNTDNLRDTIVKALNNEKVTVKVQSLSSKDAPPAMILLPEQMRRINDMGAYMEQKMPGLPEYHVLLINKEHPLIVGLNKITGNKIIIDEKDPTENPLASKIANHVYDMAKLSVGGLDQEQIINLQNNNAELISELLNSTN
- a CDS encoding ATP phosphoribosyltransferase regulatory subunit; amino-acid sequence: MTDIKEIKLIDVKNNSNIINNLNSIYKLWGYEEVSPSFINTLETIKGRGVIDENQVVGIVSNNSLCLRPEMTTSIVKLSSTRLINKKRPIRLFTNGMVFDKKQNNKNSFKLQEKLQSGIELIGYDTKYPEIEVINILFDSIDNINLKDGCNLFLLVSTTKIMDLILNKYKNNNFEEIKKCLVNFDQDNLSKLRIDENDKYILKDLLFTRGEPIAILKKLKTIFGTSKTLDDLNFLFETLSNVSNKYGVKLQLDPTFQPHLNLYEGIVFQLIGDNGKNKSVIAKGGRYDELVRSFSPNEKIFNGIGFTISVDILRNLIKEEKTDKKKILLMFKDSYLLEKGMNEQKVQQKKGNIAVLHLNPINDLAKANQIMKENNCSEILWVK
- a CDS encoding inositol monophosphatase family protein yields the protein MFELCEIEELANQFNLSILYEIAKNSAQIGNEILKVNYNKIQKISSKGRKGDLVTNVDLEVENKIKEYLLEETPNISINAEESGKLTKSSDLTWCIDPLDGTTNYSHGYPFFGTSIGLVYKNKPIIGAISVPYLNELYSACIGLGSFCNDSELKVSNPSNLSDSLLVTGFSYDRFETEDNNYAEFCYLTHKTRGVRRGGAAAVDLAFVAAGKVDGYWERGLEVWDLAAGAIIVKEAGGIISDYPSGEFNLSSGRILACSPSLENELKNELDKVSPLKKNLYT
- a CDS encoding 2Fe-2S iron-sulfur cluster-binding protein, whose translation is MKKTFTVTIKNKETGKVYKEQVNSDDYILKEFEKKGFKLAFSCRNGCCTSCAVKIKSGTLQQPEAMGVSQTLKDKGYALLCVAKATSDLEVETTYEDEVYDLQFGQYFGRGNTRVAPPWEFEED
- the dnaK gene encoding molecular chaperone DnaK; this encodes MGQIVGIDLGTTNSVVGVIEAGRPIVIANSEGTRTTPSIVGFTKDKEIVIGDQARRQLVLNPKNTFYNLKRFIGSDWDELDENSISVPYNVKANNTGSVRVLSPNTEREYAPEELVSSLIRKLINDAETYLGDTVDSAVITVPAYFNESQRQATKDSAILAGIKVDRILNEPTAAALAYGFEKSSSNNVLVFDLGGGTFDVSLLKISNGVFDVKATCGDTQLGGNNFDSKIVDWLAEKFLAKHNIDLRRDRQALQRLTEAAEKAKCELSGLQKTKISLPFITTSKEGPLHIEETLDRKIFESLSQDLLDRLLEPVQIALDDSGWNADDIDEVVLVGGSTRIPMVQQLVKTLVPNDPCQSVNPDEVVAVGAAIQSGIISGDLQDLLLNDVTPLSLGLETIGGLMKVLIPRNTPIPVRQSDVFSTSEANQSSVVVQVRQGERPLASENKSLGKFRLSGIPPAPRGIPQVQVAFDIDANGLLEVSATDRTTGRKQTVTISGGSNLNEQEINSIIEEAKVKANEDRKRRSVIDRKNSALTLIAQAERRLRDASLEFGPYGAERQQRAVELAIQDVEEFIDDDDPQELEISVSALQEALFGLNRKFAAEKKTDNNPLQSIKNTFGSLKDELFSDDYWDEDPWDNQMNRNYRNSRYGNSRDDDPWDNDYFL
- a CDS encoding DnaJ C-terminal domain-containing protein, which codes for MVILGTMIHGTMTTSSKKDYLSILGLSPDFDDKELKKAFRREARKWHPDLNKNDLNAEERFKLINQAYEYLRNPNIRKDISDENIQDDYENNNFKTGFPDFQDYLDSLFGYEYSPKNYEDYDNEPFEDESINTNNDEFNNYEYPTTSPVEPPPVKLHQDIETIIELTPDEALNGASILIELEDETVVEVDTPPFAGDGWRLRLENIARGGKDHYLQLKVQTESGLRIDGLRVLYKLELFPHDALLGCAVEVPTLEGNVTLQVPPKSSTGRMLRLKGRGLTFEDNVGDQYVEILVVIPADINDEEIALYTRLQELSLSDS
- a CDS encoding DUF3110 domain-containing protein, with product MNIFVLLYNSGTDKEGIHSIELKGRTIVLMFEDKDDATRYCGLLEAQDFPLPTVEMINIEEIKDFCIKLDYECKLVEKNFVPKTAEDRLLISPPQKNLEVENWEEDKNSKKDNIDINTIKENLEKLL
- a CDS encoding peptidylprolyl isomerase — its product is MTSALFETEVGNINIEFFSDDAPNTVKNFTNLISDGFYDGLAFHRVIPGFMAQGGCPNTRDGASGMPGTGGPGYNIKCEINSNKHLKGSLSMAHAGKDTGGSQFFIVYEPQPHLDGVHTVFGKTDDMDVVLKLTNGSKILKATLK
- the ribBA gene encoding bifunctional 3,4-dihydroxy-2-butanone-4-phosphate synthase/GTP cyclohydrolase II — protein: MKETSPKSNNGTILDINDSFKIEFDPISDALAAIRNGECIIVVDDERRENEGDLICAAQFATPQQINFMATEGRGLICLAMQGEKLDSLDLPLMVDRNTDENQTAFTISIDAGPENNVTTGISAEDRAKTIQVAINPNTKPDDLRRPGHIFPLRAKKGGVLKRAGHTEAAVDIAAMSGLYPAGVICEIQNPDGSMSRLPQLKEYAKQWGMKLISIADLISYRFQTERFVFRKSDAVLPSIFGNFKAYGYVNELDGSEHVALVKQKSSKLREPVLVRMHSECLTGDAFGSLRCDCRPQLEAALSRIEKEEEGVVVYLRQEGRGIGLINKLKAYSLQDGGLDTVEANEKLGFPADLRNYGVGAQILTDLGIKKLKLLTNNPRKIAGLGGYGIEVIERVPLVICPNDNNAEYLSVKKTKLGHMIDEENSNSRNIDPFISIFLDGKYKSNDLVPIKNAVIKFCSYKNINIKLESTPRLLAFWNRPKLVWRILHDQNRTNSNITDEEIKNIELFIQFLSNYENSTKIGIIVSRNIEQALHPTNSIKLINTKFTINNEILYSSTRKFNLDKETFSIVFEG